One Oryza glaberrima chromosome 11, OglaRS2, whole genome shotgun sequence genomic region harbors:
- the LOC127755588 gene encoding 11-beta-hydroxysteroid dehydrogenase A-like gives MAKEAFVNGFLSVFMHVGLTLVLLVYLPIAFACRALGRLLVRPFVSGEDLRGKVVLVTGASSGIGEHLVYEYAKKGACVALTARTEIALRAVAKTARDLGAPDVLVVPADITKVDDAKRAVEETVAHFGKLNHLVANAGIWSSCFFEEITNITAFHNVIDLNFWGAVYPTYFALPYLKASRGNIVVTSSVAGRVPTARMSFYNASKGAVIRFYETLRAELGSHVRVTILTPGYVVSNLTMGKGIQKDGHVGIDEEARDINVGPLPVGKTETLAKVVVAAVRRGDYYVTWPGWYWPFHMVMCTAPELVDWFSRTFYVSKSSDHDGDALSKKILEAIGGKKFLYPKTIRSHAIAAS, from the exons ATGGCTAAGGAGGCGTTCGTGAACGGGTTCCTGAGCGTGTTCATGCACGTGGGGCTAACGCTGGTGCTGCTCGTCTACCTCCCCATCGCCTTCGCCTGCCGCGCCCTGGGCAGGCTGCTCGTCAGGCCCTTCGTCTCCGGCGAGGACCTCCGCGGCAAGGTCGTGCTCGTCACCGGCGCCTCCTCCGGCATCGGCGAG catcTAGTGTACGAGTACGCGAAGAAGGGGGCGTGCGTGGCGCTGACGGCGAGGACGGAGATCGCCCTGCGCGCGGTGGCGAAGACGGCGCGCGACCTCGGCGCGCCGGACGTGCTCGTCGTGCCGGCGGACATCACCAAGGTCGACGACGCCAAGCGCGCCGTCGAGGAGACCGTCGCCCACTTCGGCAAAT TGAATCACCTGGTGGCCAACGCAGGGATCTGGTCCAGTTGCTTCTTCGAAGAAATTACCAACATAACCGCCTTCCACAACGTGATT GATCTCAACTTCTGGGGCGCCGTGTACCCGACGTACTTCGCGTTGCCGTACCTGAAAGCCAGCCGTGGCAACATCGTCGTCACCTCCTCTGTCGCCGGCAGGGTCCCGACGGCCAGGATGAGCTTCTACAAC gCGAGCAAGGGCGCAGTGATCAGGTTCTACGAAACCCTAAGGGCTGAGCTGGGCTCACATGTCCGTGTCACCATTCTCACCCCGGGCTATGTCGTCTCCAACCTCACCATGGGCAAGGGCATCCAGAAGGACGGCCATGTCGGCATTGACGAGGAGGCTCGCGAC ATCAATGTGGGGCCGCTGCCGGTGGGGAAGACGGAGACGCTGgcgaaggtggtggtggcggcggtgcggcggggcGACTACTACGTGACATGGCCCGGGTGGTACTGGCCGTTCCACATGGTGATGTGCAcggcgccggagctcgtcgACTGGTTCTCCCGGACCTTCTACGTCTCTAAGTCCAGCGACCACGATGGCGACGCCCTCAGCAAGAAGATCCTCGAGGCCATCGGCGGCAAGAAGTTCCTCTACCCCAAGACCATCCGCAGCCATGCCATCGCCGCTAGCTAA